In Arachis hypogaea cultivar Tifrunner chromosome 2, arahy.Tifrunner.gnm2.J5K5, whole genome shotgun sequence, a genomic segment contains:
- the LOC112735242 gene encoding uncharacterized protein gives MAVNCSSAQISIKKYGSFLKHANKDLMPKQSYVPQKKGQQVGGALPLRITASSIKNKVYEDESQGIICYQDENGEIICEGYDEGPRYQHPFRPTCHPRDVEIMNLFLRQSGIQIVKGEEINLNHGEVEGVISLKEDLNLNGFS, from the exons ATGGCTGTTAACTGTTCTTCAGCTCAAATCTCAATTAAGAAGTATGGTTCATTTCTAAAACATGCAAACAAAGATTTGATGCCAAAACAAAGCTATGTCCCACAAAAGAAGGGGCAACAAGTTGGTGGTGCTCTACCATTGAGGATCACAGCATCATCCATCAAGAACAAG GTTTATGAGGATGAATCACAAGGCATAATTTGCTACCAAGATGAGAATGGAGAAATAATTTGTGAAGGGTACGATGAAGGACCTCGTTATCAACATCCTTTTAGGCCAACCTGTCATCCGAG GGATGTTGAAATTATGAATCTTTTTCTAAGACAAAGTGGAATTCAGATTGTTAAAGGGGAAGAAATCAATCTCAATCATGGTGAAGTTGAAGGTGTTATTAGTCTAAAAGAAGATTTAAACTTGAATGGCTTTTCTTAG